A single region of the Brienomyrus brachyistius isolate T26 chromosome 10, BBRACH_0.4, whole genome shotgun sequence genome encodes:
- the cchcr1 gene encoding coiled-coil alpha-helical rod protein 1 isoform X2 yields the protein MEEKLTAPADFLTSGVARPAQRDLLTPLHFTHYPKSAPSAAMAEQSPRRINPGQTTSVGPGHNNPWIAIAEAKQEILELRRENQRMTQLHGSLSGGQNLPEPVMTRSRSGTESMQSCSIRMETEWRLEIERLKAEVERLRGQLEALKEASGRQREEIRDRDSALNRQSSELQKVHSELCRTKTELGQSLAELNHNRSEQDRLSLELKKLKMERREERERLEEQLERSRMEAHAMKTEREFERQEKDAAGKLEMLRIKEEFSEAQKKWKSELLELSTMHQTEVSVLKEACSDLQDKLNSSRLEVVRLETSLRQACEDQERLREELSKLGNAFDVQSATLQSLRNYIGQVTPGKCEEEKLAVVEKLEKQKESLQVTVDLLTVRLNSLNEILEMQEKEMEEKISLDPLSKDSYKGHKVLHCWREKVFALLVQLRSKDIQQRAEKHKLVTTISTLREELKQQTCQTSVLQHSLLDKNAELDLERVGKRSVEQELAQIQDENVKLRESGHEARAAFKKVLDDMTRFSLVFEARGTEVRTALSHLFTLGQRLTFAKSRVDTIQGLLMRKEALRKVQFSMKQAQPCTARSSSNNLEAELACMSAERDRLIQELKRTPSLIEAALSEAHQQFESDLRQLKAAQQQSRGEAAESGRRLQEAQRELEELTESIAQLRAELSSQEEQSARVLKEKLSETESQNAQQFREMEARLNAARREHTKAVVTLRQFERQAERERERDREIQSILNHQVKKETHDLQRRLQETDRDRNLLLATIREHGLLKQYKKARTAALKTSTALAEEPTRIGHAFTADTPPLTKDSLLCVLGDLQALSAAVTKDSDGSGEEDSHTPAPS from the exons ATGGAAGAAAAGTTAACTGCACCGGCGGATTTCCTGACATCGGGTGTTGCAA GGCCAGCGCAGCGGGACCTGCTGACTCCCTTGCATTTCACCCATTACCCCAAATCTGCCCCTTCTGCGGCGATGGCAGAGCAGAGTCCAAGGAGGATAAACCCTGGTCAGACAACCTCGGTCGGTCCGGGCCACAACAATCCTTGGATTGCAATTGCTGAAGCAAAACAAGAGATTTTGGAATTGCGACGAGAAAACCAGAGGATGACACAGTTGCATGGGAGCCTTTCTGGGGGACAAAATCTTCCAGAACCAGTTATGACAAGGTCTAG ATCAGGCACTGAAAGTATGCAGTCATGCAGCATTCGCATGGAGACAGAATGGAGGCTGGAGATAGAGAGACTGAAGGCTGAAGTGGAGAGATTGAGGGGGCAGCTGGAAGCCCTAAAGGAGGCAtcaggcaggcagagggaggAGATTCGGGACCGGGACAGTGCTCTTAACAG GCAGAGCAGTGAATTGCAAAAGGTGCATTCAGAATTGTGTCGCACTAAGACTGAACTGGGCCAGTCTTTAGCTGAACTGAATCACAACAGATCGGAACAGGACAGACTGTCTTTAGAG CTGAAAAAGTTGAAGATGGAAAGACGGGAGGAGCGAGAGAGGCTGGAAGAACAGTtggagaggagcaggatggaagCCCATGCAATGAAGACTGAAAGGGAGTTTGAGAGGCAGGAGAAGGACGCAGCTGGAAAGCTGGAGATGCTTAGGATCAAGGAGGAATTTTCAGAAGCACAGAAGAAGTGGAAGTCTGAG CTGCTGGAATTGTCTACGATGCATCAGACCGAGGTGTCGGTCCTAAAAGAAGCCTGTAGTGACCTGCAGGACAAACTTAATAGCTCCAGGCTGGAGGTGGTCCGGCTGGAGACTAGCTTGCGGCAGGCGTGTGAGGACCAGGAGAGACTGAGAGAGGAGTTAAG CAAATTGGGGAATGCCTTTGATGTTCAGTCAGCCACACTGCAGAGTCTAAGAAATTACATCGGGCAGGTTACTCCAGGAAAATGTGAGGAGGAAAAGCTGGCTGTTGTTGAG aaacTGGAAAAACAGAAGGAGTCTCTGCAGGTAACAGTGGATCTCCTAACTGTAAGACTGAACTCTCTAAACGAAATACTGGAGATGCAGGAGAAGGAGATGGAAGAGAAG ATCTCGTTAGATCCTCTATCGAAAGATAGTTATAAGGGTCATAAAGTGCTGCATTGCTGGAGAGAGAAAGTGTTTGCATTATTGGTGCAGCTTCGCTCCAAGGATATCCAGCAACGAGCAGAGAAACACAAGCTGGTCACTACG ATTTCAACATTACGAGAGGAGTTGAAGCAGCAGACCTGTCAGACCAGTGTCCTCCAACACAGCCTACTGGACAAAAATGCTGAGTTAGACTTGGAAAGAGTTGGGAAGCGG AGTGTGGAACAGGAGTTGGCGCAAATTCAAGATGAAAATGTGAAGCTGAGAGAATCTGGTCATGAGGCAAGAGCAGCTTTTAAGAAAGTTCTGGATGACATGACAAG GTTCAGTTTAGTTTTTGAAGCCAGAGGGACTGAGGTGCGGACGGCTCTGTCTCATCTCTTCACTCTAGGCCAGAGGCTTACTTTCGCTAAAAGCAGAGTAGATACCATCCAAG GACTGTTAATGAGGAAGGAAGCTTTGAGGAAGGTGCAGTTTTCTATGAAACAGGCACAGCCTTGTACTGCAAG GTCTTCGTCTAACAACCTGGAGGCAGAGCTGGCATGCATGAGTGCAGAGAGGGACAGGCTCATTCAGGAACTCAAGCGGACTCCCAGCCTCATCGAGGCAGCACTTAGCGAGGCGCACCAACAGT TTGAGTCTGATCTGAGGCAGCTGAAGGCAGCCCAGCAGCAGAGCCGTGGGGAGGCCGCAGAGTCTGGGCGGAGGCTGCAGGAGGCCCAgcgggagctggaggagctCACGGAGAGCATCGCCCAGCTCCGTGCCGAGCTCAGCAGCCAAGAGGAGCAGAGTGCCCGAG TCCTGAAGGAGAAGCTGTCAGAGACAGAGAGCCAGAACGCTCAGCAGTTTAGAGAGATGGAGGCCCGGCTGAATGCAGCCAGGCGGGAGCACACCAAGGCAG TGGTGACCCTGAGACAATTTGAGCGGCAGgctgagagggagagggagcgtGACAGAGAGATCCAGTCGATACTGAACCATCAGGTGAAGAAGGAAACGCATGATTTACAAAGGCGGCTGCAGGAAACAGACCGAGATCGAAACCTCCTTTTG GCAACAATACGTGAACATGGGCTTCTTAAGCAGTACAAGAAGGCCAGGACTGCAGCACTTAAGACGTCCACGGCCCTGGCAGAGGAGCCGACGCGAATCGGCCATGCTTTTACTGCAGACACACCACCACTGACGAAAG ATTCCCTGCTCTGTGTTCTGGGCGACCTTCAGGCTTTGAGTGCCGCGGTGACCAAAGACAGCGATGGCTCTGGAGAAGAGGACAGCCATACCCCTGCTCCTTCCTAA
- the cchcr1 gene encoding coiled-coil alpha-helical rod protein 1 isoform X1, whose amino-acid sequence MEEKLTAPADFLTSGVARPAQRDLLTPLHFTHYPKSAPSAAMAEQSPRRINPGQTTSVGPGHNNPWIAIAEAKQEILELRRENQRMTQLHGSLSGGQNLPEPVMTRSRSGTESMQSCSIRMETEWRLEIERLKAEVERLRGQLEALKEASGRQREEIRDRDSALNRQSSELQKVHSELCRTKTELGQSLAELNHNRSEQDRLSLELKKLKMERREERERLEEQLERSRMEAHAMKTEREFERQEKDAAGKLEMLRIKEEFSEAQKKWKSELLELSTMHQTEVSVLKEACSDLQDKLNSSRLEVVRLETSLRQACEDQERLREELSKLGNAFDVQSATLQSLRNYIGQVTPGKCEEEKLAVVEKLEKQKESLQVTVDLLTVRLNSLNEILEMQEKEMEEKISLDPLSKDSYKGHKVLHCWREKVFALLVQLRSKDIQQRAEKHKLVTTISTLREELKQQTCQTSVLQHSLLDKNAELDLERVGKRSVEQELAQIQDENVKLRESGHEARAAFKKVLDDMTRFSLVFEARGTEVRTALSHLFTLGQRLTFAKSRVDTIQGLLMRKEALRKVQFSMKQAQPCTARSSSNNLEAELACMSAERDRLIQELKRTPSLIEAALSEAHQQFESDLRQLKAAQQQSRGEAAESGRRLQEAQRELEELTESIAQLRAELSSQEEQSARVLKEKLSETESQNAQQFREMEARLNAARREHTKAVVTLRQFERQAERERERDREIQSILNHQVKKETHDLQRRLQETDRDRNLLLATIREHGLLKQYKKARTAALKTSTALAEEPTRIGHAFTADTPPLTKGFECRGDQRQRWLWRRGQPYPCSFLKGLRTVSVRSNAPAATVSFWRDQNYYIFDTF is encoded by the exons ATGGAAGAAAAGTTAACTGCACCGGCGGATTTCCTGACATCGGGTGTTGCAA GGCCAGCGCAGCGGGACCTGCTGACTCCCTTGCATTTCACCCATTACCCCAAATCTGCCCCTTCTGCGGCGATGGCAGAGCAGAGTCCAAGGAGGATAAACCCTGGTCAGACAACCTCGGTCGGTCCGGGCCACAACAATCCTTGGATTGCAATTGCTGAAGCAAAACAAGAGATTTTGGAATTGCGACGAGAAAACCAGAGGATGACACAGTTGCATGGGAGCCTTTCTGGGGGACAAAATCTTCCAGAACCAGTTATGACAAGGTCTAG ATCAGGCACTGAAAGTATGCAGTCATGCAGCATTCGCATGGAGACAGAATGGAGGCTGGAGATAGAGAGACTGAAGGCTGAAGTGGAGAGATTGAGGGGGCAGCTGGAAGCCCTAAAGGAGGCAtcaggcaggcagagggaggAGATTCGGGACCGGGACAGTGCTCTTAACAG GCAGAGCAGTGAATTGCAAAAGGTGCATTCAGAATTGTGTCGCACTAAGACTGAACTGGGCCAGTCTTTAGCTGAACTGAATCACAACAGATCGGAACAGGACAGACTGTCTTTAGAG CTGAAAAAGTTGAAGATGGAAAGACGGGAGGAGCGAGAGAGGCTGGAAGAACAGTtggagaggagcaggatggaagCCCATGCAATGAAGACTGAAAGGGAGTTTGAGAGGCAGGAGAAGGACGCAGCTGGAAAGCTGGAGATGCTTAGGATCAAGGAGGAATTTTCAGAAGCACAGAAGAAGTGGAAGTCTGAG CTGCTGGAATTGTCTACGATGCATCAGACCGAGGTGTCGGTCCTAAAAGAAGCCTGTAGTGACCTGCAGGACAAACTTAATAGCTCCAGGCTGGAGGTGGTCCGGCTGGAGACTAGCTTGCGGCAGGCGTGTGAGGACCAGGAGAGACTGAGAGAGGAGTTAAG CAAATTGGGGAATGCCTTTGATGTTCAGTCAGCCACACTGCAGAGTCTAAGAAATTACATCGGGCAGGTTACTCCAGGAAAATGTGAGGAGGAAAAGCTGGCTGTTGTTGAG aaacTGGAAAAACAGAAGGAGTCTCTGCAGGTAACAGTGGATCTCCTAACTGTAAGACTGAACTCTCTAAACGAAATACTGGAGATGCAGGAGAAGGAGATGGAAGAGAAG ATCTCGTTAGATCCTCTATCGAAAGATAGTTATAAGGGTCATAAAGTGCTGCATTGCTGGAGAGAGAAAGTGTTTGCATTATTGGTGCAGCTTCGCTCCAAGGATATCCAGCAACGAGCAGAGAAACACAAGCTGGTCACTACG ATTTCAACATTACGAGAGGAGTTGAAGCAGCAGACCTGTCAGACCAGTGTCCTCCAACACAGCCTACTGGACAAAAATGCTGAGTTAGACTTGGAAAGAGTTGGGAAGCGG AGTGTGGAACAGGAGTTGGCGCAAATTCAAGATGAAAATGTGAAGCTGAGAGAATCTGGTCATGAGGCAAGAGCAGCTTTTAAGAAAGTTCTGGATGACATGACAAG GTTCAGTTTAGTTTTTGAAGCCAGAGGGACTGAGGTGCGGACGGCTCTGTCTCATCTCTTCACTCTAGGCCAGAGGCTTACTTTCGCTAAAAGCAGAGTAGATACCATCCAAG GACTGTTAATGAGGAAGGAAGCTTTGAGGAAGGTGCAGTTTTCTATGAAACAGGCACAGCCTTGTACTGCAAG GTCTTCGTCTAACAACCTGGAGGCAGAGCTGGCATGCATGAGTGCAGAGAGGGACAGGCTCATTCAGGAACTCAAGCGGACTCCCAGCCTCATCGAGGCAGCACTTAGCGAGGCGCACCAACAGT TTGAGTCTGATCTGAGGCAGCTGAAGGCAGCCCAGCAGCAGAGCCGTGGGGAGGCCGCAGAGTCTGGGCGGAGGCTGCAGGAGGCCCAgcgggagctggaggagctCACGGAGAGCATCGCCCAGCTCCGTGCCGAGCTCAGCAGCCAAGAGGAGCAGAGTGCCCGAG TCCTGAAGGAGAAGCTGTCAGAGACAGAGAGCCAGAACGCTCAGCAGTTTAGAGAGATGGAGGCCCGGCTGAATGCAGCCAGGCGGGAGCACACCAAGGCAG TGGTGACCCTGAGACAATTTGAGCGGCAGgctgagagggagagggagcgtGACAGAGAGATCCAGTCGATACTGAACCATCAGGTGAAGAAGGAAACGCATGATTTACAAAGGCGGCTGCAGGAAACAGACCGAGATCGAAACCTCCTTTTG GCAACAATACGTGAACATGGGCTTCTTAAGCAGTACAAGAAGGCCAGGACTGCAGCACTTAAGACGTCCACGGCCCTGGCAGAGGAGCCGACGCGAATCGGCCATGCTTTTACTGCAGACACACCACCACTGACGAAAG GCTTTGAGTGCCGCGGTGACCAAAGACAGCGATGGCTCTGGAGAAGAGGACAGCCATACCCCTGCTCCTTCCTAAAAGGCCTCAGGACAGTTAGCGTAAGGAGTAATGCACCTGCAGCCACTGTGTCATTTTGGAGAGAccaaaattattatatttttgaTACATTTTGA